A window of Phragmites australis chromosome 2, lpPhrAust1.1, whole genome shotgun sequence genomic DNA:
ccgcccgccgccgcccccgaacCCGTCGAAGTTGAGAAGGCCCCCGCGGCGCCGCTCACGCCGGAGCTGGACGCCGCTGCGGCGGGGGTGGATGAGGAGGAGTACGTGAGCGACCCCGAAGACGCGCCGCTCCCGACGATGCGGCGCCGGGAGGCCAGCGACGACGAGGGGTCCGAGGACGGGAGGCCTAGGGCGCGGATCGGGCCCGACCACGACGACGACGGCCAGGGCGCCCCCGAGGCGTACGACGACGAGGTGgatgacgaggaggacgaggagtactacgacgaggaagaggaggatgtgGGCGAGGGGTTCGGGGGGGAGTACGGGGGGCGCGCACCGCCGGCGCTGGCGCCGCCCAAggaggacggcggcggtggccaggGGACGCCCGGGGAGGAGGGCGGGAAGGCTGGGGAGGAGGGGCTGGCGGAGGGGGAGGTGGAGGgcgagggggaggagaaggagcaggAGCCGTTCTCGGTGCCCACTTCCGGTGCCTTCTATATGCACGATGACCGGTTCCAGGAGGAGAACCGCGGCCGGCGCAGGTGTGTGTGGCTTCCTTGGAAGTACATATTCAGTTCTAGCTCATAGTTTCTGTATAATCGCAGTTCTTCATGTGTAGTTTGATTTGGGCCAGAGGTTTAGACTTTAGGGTCTGTTTGCTCTGTGTCCGGCATTGCCAAAATGAGGGCAACAAAATTGTTTGCTCAAATTTGGTCAACTCTGGCTCCTAAAACGGATTATAGCTCTGAATAAGACAGAACTGTAACAAAAATTTGGCATCGAACCTAACGGTGGCCAACTTTGGTCAAACTTGCCAAAATTTTGGTAACAACCTTTGGTTCTCTTAGGCATCATACTAAATGGCCATAGACTTTAGTAAAGGGGACCAAAAGTTATTGAATATGGCTTGGACATTAATGAAAACTAGGGGATAGGGTTAGGTTTGTATCAGCTGGAGTTCCGATAAAACACAGCGATTGTCTGAGCATAAAAACATTCCATTAGAAAACCTCAGCTTTTGTGCATTTGAGACTCAGAATTCTAGAAAGCCAGGATATCGAATATCGTCCGCCACCATCTCAAGTTCTCAACTTTTCCCCCCCTTCTATATGATAGGTTATGGATAGTTGCATTCGATGCCAAACACCATTGTGATCGAGCTGGAAGCAGAGGTTAAGTATCCAGAGAAAGCACACAAATTCTCAATGTGGTCATAATGACATGTACAAATAATCGATAATATTTTGCAAATAAAGAGTACTGGTTTAAATGGTTCCTACCTAGACAACACCCAGCACCACCATTCTGCTTTAGAACACTGATAAAGAGTTAAGGATTAGAAACAAATGAAATCAAAATAGAAGTTTTAGAGCAGGAAACCACATAGGAAATAATGCTTACTAGTAACTACGGACCAGGGACTATACTATAGTAGTTTGCTGGAATGCAATGAAAACATTTGTTTCTCACTGGGGCTGGTTGCGGTACTCTTCTACTGTTTCTCGTATTTGGTAGTCACTTGGGATTGCTCATGGTTTTGGACTTAAGTTGCTTGTTTAGGATGCTGGAATGGTAGTGGATACTAGGCAGTGAACACTTGGATTGCCTAATTGGGAAGGGAAATGTTAGTTTAGTACTATAGTTTTGGCCATTTGGGGAACAATGGTGCTATTGTTTCATGTTAAGTATGTTCTCTATGAGTATTCATAACTTTATTTTGTGCTTTTTGATGGCGTTCATCAATGTTTCCTTAGGCATTGCAACATGTAGGTTTCAGTATAATCAGATTGCTTTTTTTTGAGGAAAAGTATAATCAGATGGTTAATCATTGCTCTCACTAGAATGGGTTGATCGGTGGTTCATAGAAATATAGAATGCTGGAAACCTTGTAGTTGTGAACATCATCACACATTCTTTAAGAGATTAAGAAAAAACCTCGTCTGCTAATGGCCTTCAGTGCAAGGAGCCACTGAGCATGACCCACTGTATGCTTTCAGCTTGGGGCAAGTATACTGCTGTGGTTTCTGTTCAGTCAATTTGCTTGTGCAAGCAGGTTTTGTCATAATGCCACATGCCAATGGGTAATACTGGCTGTAGTTAATGCTTCATATTAATCTGCATGTGTACTGACCGTTTCCTCATTCTCTAAACAGGCGAATGTTTGGTGGGAGGAAGTTATGGGATGCTAAAGATGATCAAGCTTGGGTGCATGACAGATTTGAGGAGATGAACTTGCAAGATGAGCGCAATGAAGTAATTGCTCACGACCATTGGTGTGCAAAGTCAAGCTTATCTTTTGCCACGAAACAAATCTCAAGGATGTAAAATCTTTGTATTGCAGGATAAGCGGATGCCAAGAGGTCGTTTTAGAGGTCGTGGTGCTGGAGGTAAGGCACGAGGTGGTGGTCGTGGTTTTCCTAGAGGAGGAAAGCAACACAATTACCATGAAGATGGTAACACCCAAAACCGCCCCCCAAAGGTTGTTAGAGGGAGAGGACCTCGACGTTATGAAGCTGTTGCAAGGAACAACAGAGAGTTTGTTGGATCCCAGCGTAAACAGTGAGCGATAAATATCCTGGGACATTTAAAACATAATTATTTCTGGTCAGTACCGCACCTTTGCTTGTGATTTTGTTCTCTTACGCTGTTTTCTCATTGCTTGTTCAGAGCAGCAAGATTTCGAGAACCTGCTCCAAATGCTGCTGCAGCCAGAGAGAGTGGTCAAGTTTCACATGCGCAGCCAGAAGCTGCCCCTACTAAAACGAATGCCATCAGTTCAAGCCTAAATTCTGCGTCGCCACCATTTTACCCCTCTGGTGCATCCAAACAAGAATTTTCTGTAGCAGCTCAAAGGAGGGACATACAAGCAGGTTCTAATAAGGTCCTTCCATCTTCCATGAAGATGGATGATAACTTAAAGCTACAATCTGGTTCGATGGTTAGAGGGAGAACAACTATGGATTATGTGGGACGTGATAGGTTTCATGCTGATGGTCCTGTTAGGTCATCTCCTGGAAGGGGGGTGGCAACATCGTTGAATTCATCAGGCTTCACATCATCATCAGTTAATCCTGGCCAATCCCCTATTGTCAGGGCTTcagaggggaattcaagcatcgGGATTTCTTCAAATAATCAGGTCACTTCATCACTTCACCAAACGTTGAGGATTTCTACGCAACCGCAAAGTCACACATCACTCATGCACCAGAAGTCAGTCCAAGTGCAGAATAAGTCTGCAACGAGAATACCAACTCAACAGTTGAGCCATCGGACTGGCAATCCTTCGCCAGCTGCTCAGCATCTACCTGTTAAATCAACTGAAAGTGGTGAGAATGGTTCATATCCTAGTCCGAATAATTCCAAGACATCTTCTGCAGTGGGAAAAGCCAACAACCAGGAAACTG
This region includes:
- the LOC133906149 gene encoding protein MLN51 homolog; this translates as MADPPPPDAQPPPAAAPEPVEVEKAPAAPLTPELDAAAAGVDEEEYVSDPEDAPLPTMRRREASDDEGSEDGRPRARIGPDHDDDGQGAPEAYDDEVDDEEDEEYYDEEEEDVGEGFGGEYGGRAPPALAPPKEDGGGGQGTPGEEGGKAGEEGLAEGEVEGEGEEKEQEPFSVPTSGAFYMHDDRFQEENRGRRRRMFGGRKLWDAKDDQAWVHDRFEEMNLQDERNEDKRMPRGRFRGRGAGGKARGGGRGFPRGGKQHNYHEDGNTQNRPPKVVRGRGPRRYEAVARNNREFVGSQRKQAARFREPAPNAAAARESGQVSHAQPEAAPTKTNAISSSLNSASPPFYPSGASKQEFSVAAQRRDIQAGSNKVLPSSMKMDDNLKLQSGSMVRGRTTMDYVGRDRFHADGPVRSSPGRGVATSLNSSGFTSSSVNPGQSPIVRASEGNSSIGISSNNQVTSSLHQTLRISTQPQSHTSLMHQKSVQVQNKSATRIPTQQLSHRTGNPSPAAQHLPVKSTESGENGSYPSPNNSKTSSAVGKANNQETGRGSFMYGGAQVIGAAGAVGLSQGDQNFPGTPALLPVMQFGGQQPGGLGVPTVGMALPGYVAQQQMGMGNNEMTWLPLLAGAAGAFGGSYPPYIALDPSFYSRPSGQTSSSVPSREPSANRGSKSPPRNDIGNEELDQRQNKPRRYSEMNFSQ